From the Cucumis sativus cultivar 9930 chromosome 5, Cucumber_9930_V3, whole genome shotgun sequence genome, the window TGTGTATGTTGATTTCTTGTATCTGTGAGTATGTTGATTTCCTGATCTATGAGGCCAAGGATCAaccttcatttattttctcttggtGTTTGATTTATAAGAACTGAGCATTTCTGTTTTCTGTTCTCTGATGGTGTTTAGCTGCCTCTGCTCAAACGGGAAGTTGTGGAGTTTCCCCCCTGTTTTGCCTGTCTTATGGATCCCTGTTCTGTTTCTTCTCCGTTATACATCGTGTGTTGTAAACTCGAACGAATCTGGTGAAAATAACATCTGGACTTTATCATCGTAAATAACTTTGTCCGAATACTGCAGTCATATTTTAACAAACAGTTCAATGATTTTTGAGCCAATGAAAGTCCTggttatacatatataatgtAATGCATGATTGGCGCATCGCTTATTCAGATGTAGAATAGTATAAGTCTTTCCTAgaggtcttttttttttttggatttgcAGAAACTGGGAGATGTGAACGTCGTTTCTTTTGATCTCTTCTgcactatattttttattttggttatttttttcctGCATTGTTTcggttgttttttttctttgttttactCTGCATAATGCTACTCTTGGGATCCTTTGTACAGGAGATGAAATGACTCGAGTTATCTGGGAGTCAATTAAGAATAAGGTATTGATCACtataaatgttatattatatgtgcATTTTTGTTGCAAGTATTCTTGCTTATACTCTTCCTGTTGTGCTTGCAGCTTATTTTCCCATTTTTGGAATTGGACATCAAGTATTTTGACCTTGGCCTTCCACACCGTGATGCCACAGATGATAAAGTTACAATTGAAAGTGCAGAAGCTACTTTAAAGTATATATTCTCATTTCTCAATGTGTATTTGGTTTAACTGGCgagaattatttgaaattcttttgattGAAATATTGGATGCATCACGTTGGACTTTATAGCTAATTTAATCTTCAAGAACTTGTGTAATCTATTACAGTTGACATCatttatattatctttttgaatttttatggCTTATTCATTTAAGAATCCAGTGTGTTCTAACTACAACCTTATTTTACTTGGAAATACTCATTTGTTCTAGGTACAATGTAGCAATCAAATGTGCAACAATTACTCCAGGTATAAATTTCTTTACTGAATGGAAAAGTTCATTCAATATACAACAGCTTATCCCtggttttgttgatttttacattactatattttaaagacCATCTATAGTTCTTATATTGTAAGAATGTTGATTGACAGATGAGGCACGTGTTAAGGAATTTGGCTTGAAGCAGATGTGGAGAAGTCCAAATGGAACAATCAGGAATATTCTGAATGGTTAGAGCCCCTACCTTAAGTACTTTCTATTCtagtttgttgaaatttttgaaaagactTTGAAGActtatgaaaaattttaaaatatatattttctgtttcaattataatttatatggaTTAAAGTCAAAGCAGATTTGGAAATATATTATTGGTGTTTCTTGCCACCATCAACACTTTTCTCTATGATTGCCTTAGGTTCAGCCTACTGTtgtagttatttatttttactctcAGGCTTACCTATTGGCATATTTATGCAGGAACTGTCTTCAGAGAACCGATTCTTTGCAAAAATGTTCCTCGCCTTGTACCAGGTAATTGTTATCCACATCGATTTCATGATTAGGTTAGAAAACTGTACTGATTGTGGTGGTTGTCAGGTTGGACGAAGCCTATCTGTATTGGAAGACATGCTTTTGGTGATCAATACAGAGCTACTGATACAGTCATCAGAGGACCTGGGAAATTGAAATTAGTTTTTGGTATTTGAAATGCCCAAACCATATCTCTTGTTTAATGAGTCCTCAATTGCTTTTCTTTGAAAGTTTCTTAGCATTAACATGCTGGCTGTTGTAGAGGGGCAGGAGACGCAAGAGATAGAGGTTTTCAATTTCACTGGTGCTGGAGGAGTTGCGTTAGCCATGTATAACACTGATGAGGTTTGTTACAAAATCCTCAGTTTAGTTATGGGCTCAAGAAAATATTCTTAATCCCTTCTAATTTTCAACAAGTTTTCCAAATGAACACTTCAATGTATGCTGCCTTGTAGTCCATCCGATCTTTTGCTGAGGCATCAATGGCCACTGCTTATGAGAAGAAATGGCCCCTTTACCTTAGCACAAAAAATACTATTCTAAAGAAATACGATGGAAGGTATACagtttaatcttttattttatttttatttttattttttatattcatatatgtAATCTTTATGGTACCTTTTTATTTGCACCCTATACcaataatcttttcttttattatcttCATGTGTTGAATGAAGATTCAAGGATATATTCCAAGAAGTCTACGAATCTCAGTGGAAATCAAAGTTTGAGGCTGCTGGCATATGGTGAATAGCTTTTAAAGATGTCttgataaatgtttattatgCTATTTCCAGTTTGAAATGCTCAACTAATTATTTTGGATCCAAAAGGTATGAACACCGTCTCATCGA encodes:
- the IDH gene encoding cytosolic isocitrate dehydrogenase isoform X2, producing the protein MAFQKIKVANPIVEMDGDEMTRVIWESIKNKLIFPFLELDIKYFDLGLPHRDATDDKVTIESAEATLKYNVAIKCATITPDEARVKEFGLKQMWRSPNGTIRNILNGTVFREPILCKNVPRLVPGWTKPICIGRHAFGDQYRATDTVIRGPGKLKLVFEGQETQEIEVFNFTGAGGVALAMYNTDESIRSFAEASMATAYEKKWPLYLSTKNTILKKYDGRFKDIFQEVYESQWKSKFEAAGIWYEHRLIDDMVAYALKSEGGYVWACKNYDGDVQSDFLAQGFGSLGLMTSVLVCPDGKTIEAEAAHGTVTRHFRVHQKGGETSTNSIASIFAWSRGLAHRAKLDDNASLLEFTEKLELACIDTVESGKMTKDLALILHGSKLSRDQYLNTEEFIDAVAEELKSRLLKA
- the IDH gene encoding cytosolic isocitrate dehydrogenase isoform X1, which codes for MAFQKIKVANPIVEMDGDEMTRVIWESIKNKLIFPFLELDIKYFDLGLPHRDATDDKVTIESAEATLKYNVAIKCATITPDEARVKEFGLKQMWRSPNGTIRNILNGTVFREPILCKNVPRLVPGWTKPICIGRHAFGDQYRATDTVIRGPGKLKLVFEGQETQEIEVFNFTGAGGVALAMYNTDESIRSFAEASMATAYEKKWPLYLSTKNTILKKYDGRFKDIFQEVYESQWKSKFEAAGIWYEHRLIDDMVAYALKSEGGYVWACKNYDGDVQSDFLAQGFGSLGLMTSVLVCPDGKTIEAEAAHGTVTRHFRVHQKGGETSTNSIASIFAWSRGLAHRAKLDDNASLLEFTEKLELACIDTVESGKMTKDLALILHGSKLSRDQYLNTEEFIDAVAEELKSRLLKARL
- the IDH gene encoding cytosolic isocitrate dehydrogenase (The RefSeq protein has 1 substitution compared to this genomic sequence), coding for MAFQKIKVANPIVEMDGDEMTRVIWESIKNKLIFPFLELDIKYFDLGLPHRDATDDKVTIESAEATLKYNVAIKCATITPDEARVKEFGLKQMWRSPNGTIRNILNGTVFREPILCKNVPRLVPGWTKPICIGRHAFGDQYRATDTVIRGPGKLKLVFEGQETQEIEVFNFTGAGGVALAMYNTDESIRSFAEASMATAYEKKWPLYLSTKNTILKKYDGRFKDIFQEVYESQWKSKFEAAGIWYEHRLIDDMVAYALKSEGGYVWACKNYDGDVQSDFLAQGFGSLGLMTSVLVCPDGKTIEAEAAHGTVTRHFRVHQKGGETSTNSIASIFAWSRGLAHRAKLDDNASLLEFTEKLELAYIDTVESGKMTKDLALILHGSKLSRDQYLNTEEFIDAVAEELKSRLLKA